In Zingiber officinale cultivar Zhangliang chromosome 6A, Zo_v1.1, whole genome shotgun sequence, a single genomic region encodes these proteins:
- the LOC121996816 gene encoding uncharacterized protein LOC121996816 isoform X1: MILSASEQIHALRVPEANVTLSQVDVKVNRETEKYIPGWSLFSQCKVQSQKCEKCSRDFCSTINYRRHVRLHRRSLNIAKDFLKNRVLLGEYWDRLPIEEAKDILSLKDAVVEGVTGSFIIKELTNFIQNLGLLLLPHVYVKAGATLLDIVEGSSYRFPLSSQDLFNLLDDASERTFLHAGNALSMQKYIFNGDAEKISIEAKNLVAFASFMLEQKLVKSWHAEKDIEALRLQCLLMEEEEIAKKRQTELEERKRLKKLRQKERKMTIATGTAKNNSEPYSHDSVRLTCRSTETSSPIPTSVSCIDTGTAKASPKLLCVQPTKYCKVEPHLDCNMFLHSPKEVSVDFVDQKMENKSCECQLTPISGQILLTQIPPSSCYHDEAPFAKSPTTSTNDLIIGTQKTKPEKDGNEINSKCEVLIGSISVDLGNGSPLVLKHSKLAEHVSSLNSANIMDIKPPNPCCHDIVDSAVEQIGAKFNELHAHPFNHIPVENACGNGFGKCLDSIIDLDSSDLAFPRLFSSHTAKAFLAERWKESMMTDHVTLALPSDTEL; encoded by the exons ATGATTCTGAGTGCATCTGAACAAATCCATGCTCTAAGAGTTCCTGAAGCTAATGTTACACTTTCTCAGGTTGATGTTAAAGTCAACCGTGAGACTGAAAAAT ATATTCCAGGATGGTCCTTATTTTCACAATGTAAGGTTCAATCTCAGAAGTGTGAGAAATGTTCAAGAGACTTTTGCTCCACAATTAATTATAGACGGCATGTTCGTCTTCATCGTAGGTCTTTGAATATTGCTAAG GATTTCTTGAAGAATAGGGTACTCTTGGGAGAATACTGGGATAGG CTACCAATAGAGGAGGCAAAAGATATTCTTTCTTTGAAGGATGCTGTTGTTGAG GGTGTTACTggttcttttattataaaggaatTGACAAATTTCATTCAGAACCTTGGTCTTCTATTACTTCCGCATGTGTATGTGAAGGCTGGTGCAACTCTTTTG GATATTGTAGAAGGGAGTTCTTATAGGTTTCCTTTGTCATCTCAAGATTTGTTTAATCTTCTTGATGATGCAAGTGAGAGGACTTTTTTACATGCTGGCAATGCCTTATCCATGCAAAAGTATATCTTCAATGGAGATGCTGAAAAAATTTCTATCGAGGCGAAAAATTTGGTTGCATTTGCTAGTTTTATGCTTGAACAGAAATTG GTCAAGTCGTGGCATGCTGAGAAAGATATTGAAGCATTAAGATTACAGTGTCTGCTTATGGAAGAAGAGGAAATTGCAAAGAAAAG GCAAACTGAACTTGAGGAAAGGAAAAGGTTAAAAAAACTGAGGcagaaagagagaaaaatgacCATAGCAACTGGTACTGCCAAAAACAATTCTGAGCCATATTCACATGATTCTGTCAGGTTAACATGTAGGTCTACAGAAACATCAAGCCCAATACCTACATCTGTCTCTTGCATTGACACTGGCACAGCAAAAGCTAGTCCAAAGTTACTGTGTGTACAGCCAACAAAATACTGCAAAGTAGAACCCCATTTAGATTGCAACATGTTTTTGCATTCTCCAAAAGAGGTTAGTGTTGACTTTGTAGATCAGAAAATGGAGAATAAATCCTGTGAGTGTCAGCTAACTCCAATCAGTGGTCAAATTTTGTTGACACAAATTCCTCCAAGCAGTTGCTACCATGATGAAGCTCCATTTGCAAAATCTCCCACAACTTCAACCAACGACCTTATTATTGGGACGCAGAAAACAAAGCCAGAGAAAGATGGCAATGAAATTAACAGCAAGTGTGAAGTCTTGATTGGCTCTATCAGCGTTGACCTTGGAAATGGTTCACCGTTGGTGCTGAAACATTCTAAGCTAGCAGAGCATGTCTCGAGTCTCAATTCAGCCAACATAATGGACATAAAACCACCAAACCCATGTTGCCATGACATTGTAGATTCTGCTGTAGAGCAAATAGGAGCAAAGTTTAATGAATTACATGCTCACCCTTTTAATCATATTCCTGTTGAGAATGCTTGTGGCAATGGTTTTGGCAAATGCTTGGACTCTATCATTGACTTGGATAGTTCAGATTTGGCATTCCCCAGACTCTTCTCAAGCCATACTGCAAAGGCCTTTCTGGCAGAGA
- the LOC121996816 gene encoding uncharacterized protein LOC121996816 isoform X2, giving the protein MLHFLRLMLKSTVRLKNIFQDGPYFHNVRFNLRSVRNVQETFAPQLIIDGMFVFIDFLKNRVLLGEYWDRLPIEEAKDILSLKDAVVEGVTGSFIIKELTNFIQNLGLLLLPHVYVKAGATLLDIVEGSSYRFPLSSQDLFNLLDDASERTFLHAGNALSMQKYIFNGDAEKISIEAKNLVAFASFMLEQKLVKSWHAEKDIEALRLQCLLMEEEEIAKKRQTELEERKRLKKLRQKERKMTIATGTAKNNSEPYSHDSVRLTCRSTETSSPIPTSVSCIDTGTAKASPKLLCVQPTKYCKVEPHLDCNMFLHSPKEVSVDFVDQKMENKSCECQLTPISGQILLTQIPPSSCYHDEAPFAKSPTTSTNDLIIGTQKTKPEKDGNEINSKCEVLIGSISVDLGNGSPLVLKHSKLAEHVSSLNSANIMDIKPPNPCCHDIVDSAVEQIGAKFNELHAHPFNHIPVENACGNGFGKCLDSIIDLDSSDLAFPRLFSSHTAKAFLAERWKESMMTDHVTLALPSDTEL; this is encoded by the exons ATGTTACACTTTCTCAGGTTGATGTTAAAGTCAACCGTGAGACTGAAAAAT ATATTCCAGGATGGTCCTTATTTTCACAATGTAAGGTTCAATCTCAGAAGTGTGAGAAATGTTCAAGAGACTTTTGCTCCACAATTAATTATAGACGGCATGTTCGTCTTCATC GATTTCTTGAAGAATAGGGTACTCTTGGGAGAATACTGGGATAGG CTACCAATAGAGGAGGCAAAAGATATTCTTTCTTTGAAGGATGCTGTTGTTGAG GGTGTTACTggttcttttattataaaggaatTGACAAATTTCATTCAGAACCTTGGTCTTCTATTACTTCCGCATGTGTATGTGAAGGCTGGTGCAACTCTTTTG GATATTGTAGAAGGGAGTTCTTATAGGTTTCCTTTGTCATCTCAAGATTTGTTTAATCTTCTTGATGATGCAAGTGAGAGGACTTTTTTACATGCTGGCAATGCCTTATCCATGCAAAAGTATATCTTCAATGGAGATGCTGAAAAAATTTCTATCGAGGCGAAAAATTTGGTTGCATTTGCTAGTTTTATGCTTGAACAGAAATTG GTCAAGTCGTGGCATGCTGAGAAAGATATTGAAGCATTAAGATTACAGTGTCTGCTTATGGAAGAAGAGGAAATTGCAAAGAAAAG GCAAACTGAACTTGAGGAAAGGAAAAGGTTAAAAAAACTGAGGcagaaagagagaaaaatgacCATAGCAACTGGTACTGCCAAAAACAATTCTGAGCCATATTCACATGATTCTGTCAGGTTAACATGTAGGTCTACAGAAACATCAAGCCCAATACCTACATCTGTCTCTTGCATTGACACTGGCACAGCAAAAGCTAGTCCAAAGTTACTGTGTGTACAGCCAACAAAATACTGCAAAGTAGAACCCCATTTAGATTGCAACATGTTTTTGCATTCTCCAAAAGAGGTTAGTGTTGACTTTGTAGATCAGAAAATGGAGAATAAATCCTGTGAGTGTCAGCTAACTCCAATCAGTGGTCAAATTTTGTTGACACAAATTCCTCCAAGCAGTTGCTACCATGATGAAGCTCCATTTGCAAAATCTCCCACAACTTCAACCAACGACCTTATTATTGGGACGCAGAAAACAAAGCCAGAGAAAGATGGCAATGAAATTAACAGCAAGTGTGAAGTCTTGATTGGCTCTATCAGCGTTGACCTTGGAAATGGTTCACCGTTGGTGCTGAAACATTCTAAGCTAGCAGAGCATGTCTCGAGTCTCAATTCAGCCAACATAATGGACATAAAACCACCAAACCCATGTTGCCATGACATTGTAGATTCTGCTGTAGAGCAAATAGGAGCAAAGTTTAATGAATTACATGCTCACCCTTTTAATCATATTCCTGTTGAGAATGCTTGTGGCAATGGTTTTGGCAAATGCTTGGACTCTATCATTGACTTGGATAGTTCAGATTTGGCATTCCCCAGACTCTTCTCAAGCCATACTGCAAAGGCCTTTCTGGCAGAGA